A genomic segment from Thermostichus lividus PCC 6715 encodes:
- a CDS encoding RNA-guided endonuclease InsQ/TnpB family protein, which yields MMFLAVQKDIFQPDKQLAQLLTELARLANNLYNQGVYESRQYFFEQGRKPFKVLKYVNLYAKLKESENGKLLHSQAAQQVLKSVNEAFKSFKSLSKLFKLGQFEHEPKLPRYRTKGGLYQVVFTGQSLKVEKGLIRVPLGNGGKAAVGRDAFYIPLPERLKDVHIRELRFIPTNGQWVVEYVYFTMDKTAQCCKLCPENVLALDSGLNNLLAGVTNTGLAFVLDGRGLKSRNQWFNKQVAKFKSILTHGKPSMKGATSKRIQLITHKRNCYVRDYINKAARWVVNFCLENDIDTIIYGRNNGQKDEINLGAKTNQEFVQIPHYKLFGRIKQLCLIFGIRLVETEESYTSQASFFDNDFLPTFGEKPEGWKASGKRILRGLYRTAQGWLINADCNGACNIMRKVSTKLNIDLSGVCRGAVAAPSKVKLEQIGFALA from the coding sequence ATGATGTTTTTAGCCGTCCAAAAAGATATTTTTCAACCTGACAAGCAGCTTGCTCAGTTGCTTACTGAGTTAGCGCGTCTTGCCAACAATCTCTACAACCAAGGCGTGTATGAGTCTCGGCAATACTTCTTTGAGCAAGGACGGAAACCGTTCAAGGTTCTGAAGTATGTCAACCTCTACGCAAAACTGAAGGAGAGTGAAAACGGGAAGCTGTTACATTCTCAGGCTGCACAGCAAGTGTTGAAATCTGTGAATGAGGCGTTCAAAAGCTTCAAATCACTCTCAAAACTGTTCAAACTGGGGCAGTTCGAACATGAACCAAAATTGCCGCGATACCGCACCAAAGGCGGGTTGTATCAGGTCGTATTCACGGGGCAATCCCTGAAAGTAGAGAAAGGCTTGATTCGAGTTCCTTTGGGCAACGGTGGAAAAGCTGCAGTTGGAAGAGATGCGTTCTACATCCCGTTACCAGAACGATTAAAGGATGTGCATATCCGAGAACTGCGATTCATTCCGACGAATGGGCAGTGGGTTGTTGAGTATGTTTACTTCACGATGGACAAGACTGCTCAATGCTGCAAATTGTGTCCTGAAAACGTTTTAGCGCTTGACTCAGGACTGAATAACCTCTTGGCCGGCGTGACAAATACTGGACTTGCCTTTGTGCTGGATGGTAGAGGGTTGAAATCTCGAAACCAATGGTTCAATAAGCAGGTTGCCAAATTCAAATCGATTCTGACTCATGGCAAGCCATCTATGAAGGGCGCGACCTCGAAGCGAATCCAACTTATTACCCATAAGCGAAATTGCTACGTGCGAGACTACATCAACAAAGCAGCACGGTGGGTCGTCAACTTCTGCTTGGAAAACGACATCGATACGATCATCTACGGTCGAAACAACGGGCAGAAAGATGAAATCAATTTGGGTGCAAAAACGAATCAGGAGTTCGTGCAAATTCCGCACTACAAGCTGTTTGGACGAATTAAGCAGCTTTGTTTAATTTTCGGGATTCGATTAGTCGAAACCGAAGAATCGTATACGTCTCAAGCCTCGTTTTTTGATAATGACTTCTTGCCTACGTTCGGCGAAAAACCTGAAGGGTGGAAGGCATCAGGAAAACGAATTCTTAGAGGTCTGTATCGAACTGCTCAAGGATGGCTTATCAATGCAGACTGTAATGGAGCCTGCAACATCATGAGAAAGGTAAGCACAAAGCTCAATATCGATTTGAGTGGAGTGTGTAGAGGGGCTGTGGCAGCCCCTTCTAAGGTCAAGTTAGAGCAGATTGGCTTTGCTCTAGCCTAA
- the tnpA gene encoding IS200/IS605 family transposase: protein MPIYVNSNRMREDGTQLKSTRHCTYQSGHHFVWIPFKRRKIFTNEAIIEATKRYVTEAIENNDMELIAIEVDRTLMDHVHVFVSFPPRMLASQAVTIMKGYSSRRLRMEFPHLKNLHEKSQLWADSYYWGTTGNVSAQTVKRYIEECQG from the coding sequence ATGCCGATTTACGTGAATAGCAACCGTATGAGAGAAGATGGTACACAGCTAAAATCGACTCGTCATTGCACGTATCAGTCAGGACATCACTTTGTCTGGATTCCGTTCAAGCGCCGCAAAATATTTACCAACGAAGCAATCATTGAAGCAACCAAAAGGTATGTGACTGAAGCGATTGAAAACAACGATATGGAACTAATCGCCATTGAGGTAGACCGAACCTTGATGGATCATGTTCATGTGTTTGTGTCGTTTCCTCCTAGAATGTTAGCTTCTCAGGCGGTGACCATCATGAAAGGGTACAGTTCAAGACGGCTCAGAATGGAATTTCCACATCTCAAAAACCTGCATGAAAAATCCCAACTCTGGGCAGACAGTTATTATTGGGGTACTACCGGGAACGTTTCAGCCCAGACAGTGAAACGGTATATCGAAGAATGTCAAGGCTGA
- a CDS encoding response regulator codes for MTTDLFDSGAGSILIVDDTPENVEVLTALLQMEGYDVRGAISGQMALMGIEAEPPDVILLDIMMPDMNGYEVCQTLKENPKTQSIPVIFISALDDVFDKVKAFEVGGADYVSKPFQQAEVLARVKNQLTIALLQRKLRQKNALLKKQNQQLQEIIEERRELVSSLQAAEEKYRQMFEEAAIGIYQSSPEGVYFKVNDTLARIYGYADAQDWLADIEHHTQRPYVESSAWERFQQQVQSRGVVQNLVSKVYRVDDSITTICESARPVKSEDGQLLYYEGFVFELPTRN; via the coding sequence ATGACCACCGACCTCTTTGATTCAGGGGCGGGCAGCATCTTAATTGTCGATGATACCCCTGAAAATGTTGAAGTCTTGACTGCCTTACTGCAAATGGAGGGCTACGATGTCCGCGGAGCCATTAGTGGTCAAATGGCACTCATGGGAATTGAAGCAGAGCCACCGGATGTCATTCTCCTTGATATCATGATGCCAGACATGAACGGCTATGAAGTGTGCCAAACCCTCAAGGAAAACCCCAAGACCCAGTCTATTCCAGTTATTTTTATTAGTGCACTGGATGACGTCTTCGATAAGGTAAAAGCCTTTGAGGTAGGGGGTGCGGACTACGTCAGTAAGCCGTTTCAGCAGGCGGAAGTGCTAGCTCGGGTCAAAAACCAACTCACTATTGCACTGTTGCAGCGTAAACTGCGGCAAAAAAATGCCCTCCTTAAGAAGCAAAATCAGCAATTACAGGAAATCATTGAAGAACGACGGGAGCTAGTATCCTCACTGCAAGCGGCTGAAGAAAAGTATCGGCAAATGTTTGAGGAAGCGGCAATTGGCATTTATCAAAGCTCGCCGGAGGGGGTGTATTTTAAAGTGAATGACACCCTTGCACGCATCTATGGCTATGCTGATGCTCAGGACTGGCTAGCAGATATTGAGCACCACACCCAGCGTCCCTACGTGGAGAGTAGCGCTTGGGAAAGGTTTCAGCAGCAAGTTCAAAGTCGTGGTGTTGTTCAGAACCTTGTATCTAAGGTGTATCGAGTTGATGACAGTATTACTACGATTTGTGAAAGTGCGCGTCCTGTCAAGAGTGAAGACGGCCAACTCCTCTACTATGAGGGATTTGTCTTTGAGCTGCCCACCCGCAACTAG
- a CDS encoding chlorophyll a/b-binding protein: MVPQFGWSRYAERMNGRFAMVGFVALLVLELLTRQDFFTWLGLR; this comes from the coding sequence ATTGTCCCCCAGTTTGGTTGGTCTCGCTACGCAGAGCGAATGAACGGACGCTTTGCTATGGTAGGGTTTGTGGCACTATTAGTGCTGGAACTGCTGACACGCCAAGATTTTTTTACGTGGTTAGGCCTGCGTTAG
- a CDS encoding ABC transporter ATP-binding protein, translating to MTATLRLSEVCRRFHPSGGIGPISLTVPAGELWVIVGPSGCGKSTLLRLIAGLEQPTSGQIYIGDRCVNDLSGRDRDVAMVFQNYALYPHMSVAENLGFGLKMRGADATTRQQRVQQVATMLGIDSLLQRKPRQLSGGQQQRVALGRALARSPQIFLLDEPLSNLDAQLREDTRAELKQLHQRLGITTLYVTHDQVEAMTLGDQLVVLDRGQIQQIGTAASLYEQPANTMVARFLGSPPMNLLSARWHDQTLWVKDQQLPCPALYKPLLQPNQALVVGLRPEHLQPQPFEHKEGLGAIATLVEPLGREAIVRCQLLESELELLWLAPRGWIPQLGDRLRFTVADPHLYLFDATTGRSLNRTTP from the coding sequence ATGACGGCAACGCTGCGCTTAAGTGAGGTCTGCCGGCGATTTCACCCATCCGGAGGTATTGGGCCTATTTCCTTAACCGTTCCTGCGGGGGAACTATGGGTGATTGTGGGTCCCTCTGGCTGTGGTAAGTCCACTCTTTTGCGCCTAATTGCGGGTCTTGAGCAGCCCACCAGCGGTCAGATCTATATTGGCGATCGCTGCGTGAATGACCTCAGTGGTCGCGATCGCGATGTGGCGATGGTGTTCCAGAACTATGCGCTTTATCCCCACATGAGCGTCGCTGAAAACCTTGGCTTTGGCCTAAAGATGCGGGGCGCAGACGCAACGACGCGGCAGCAGCGGGTGCAGCAGGTGGCCACAATGCTGGGCATTGACTCACTCTTGCAGCGCAAACCCCGTCAACTTTCCGGCGGCCAACAACAGCGGGTCGCTTTAGGTCGAGCACTGGCGCGATCGCCCCAAATTTTTTTACTGGATGAACCGCTTTCTAATCTTGATGCCCAACTGCGGGAGGACACCCGCGCTGAGTTAAAGCAGTTGCACCAGCGGCTGGGGATTACCACCCTGTACGTCACCCATGACCAAGTGGAAGCCATGACCTTGGGGGATCAGCTAGTTGTCCTAGATCGCGGACAGATACAGCAGATTGGCACTGCCGCCAGCCTGTACGAACAACCCGCCAATACGATGGTGGCGCGGTTCTTGGGCAGTCCACCCATGAATTTGTTGTCGGCGCGTTGGCATGACCAAACCCTGTGGGTTAAGGATCAACAATTGCCGTGCCCCGCCCTCTATAAACCACTGCTTCAGCCCAACCAAGCCCTCGTGGTTGGCCTACGCCCAGAGCACTTGCAGCCTCAGCCCTTTGAGCACAAAGAAGGTCTAGGGGCGATCGCCACCCTTGTTGAACCCTTAGGACGAGAAGCAATTGTTCGCTGCCAACTGCTAGAAAGCGAGTTGGAGCTACTGTGGCTTGCCCCTAGGGGGTGGATTCCCCAACTGGGCGATCGCCTGCGCTTTACGGTTGCCGACCCCCACCTATACCTCTTTGATGCCACCACTGGTAGGTCACTCAATCGGACAACTCCCTGA
- the sds gene encoding solanesyl diphosphate synthase, translated as MTSVTSLFSPVEADLCVLTQNLKALIGAQHAVLSAAAEHLFAANGKRIRPAIVFLVSRATLPDHTITARHCRLAEITEMIHTASLFHDDVVDQAQLRRGVPTVNSVFGNRVAIQAGDFLFAQASWYLADLDNLEVVKLLSQVIKDFAEGEIRQGFNRFDTSLTFDDYLLKTYYKTASLIANSAKAAAVLSEAPAATIEAMYTYGKNLGLAFQIVDDILDFTRSTTELGKPAGSDLRDGNLTAPVLFALPRAPYLHTLIEREFSEEGDLDTALTLVRQSGAIEEARDLAKQYAKAALPALEVLPPSEPRHALSQLTDYVLERLY; from the coding sequence ATGACTTCGGTAACTTCTCTTTTTTCGCCCGTTGAAGCAGACCTCTGTGTACTGACACAGAACCTCAAAGCACTTATTGGGGCGCAACACGCTGTACTGTCCGCCGCCGCCGAACACCTCTTTGCTGCCAATGGGAAGCGAATCCGTCCTGCCATTGTCTTTTTGGTTTCGCGCGCCACCCTACCGGATCACACCATTACGGCGCGTCACTGCCGCCTTGCGGAAATTACAGAAATGATCCACACCGCCAGCCTATTTCATGACGATGTTGTCGATCAGGCACAACTGCGGCGAGGGGTACCCACGGTCAACAGTGTCTTTGGCAATCGGGTTGCCATTCAAGCCGGAGACTTCCTCTTTGCCCAAGCCTCATGGTACCTTGCTGACCTCGATAACCTAGAAGTTGTGAAACTGCTGTCACAAGTGATCAAAGACTTTGCTGAAGGGGAAATTCGCCAAGGGTTTAACCGTTTTGATACGAGCCTCACCTTTGACGACTATCTTCTAAAGACCTACTACAAAACCGCCTCCCTCATTGCCAACAGTGCCAAAGCAGCAGCCGTACTGAGTGAAGCACCCGCCGCCACCATCGAAGCCATGTACACCTACGGCAAAAACTTGGGATTAGCCTTCCAAATTGTGGATGACATTCTTGACTTTACCCGCTCCACCACAGAGCTGGGGAAACCCGCTGGCTCCGATTTGCGGGACGGTAACTTGACAGCACCCGTTTTATTTGCCCTGCCGCGGGCACCTTACCTACACACCCTCATTGAGCGCGAATTTAGTGAAGAGGGGGATCTCGATACCGCCCTTACCCTAGTGCGCCAAAGTGGTGCCATTGAAGAAGCTCGCGACCTCGCCAAACAGTACGCTAAGGCTGCCCTGCCTGCCCTTGAGGTGCTGCCCCCGTCTGAACCGCGTCACGCCCTTAGTCAGTTAACCGACTATGTGCTGGAGCGGTTGTACTAA
- the lepB gene encoding signal peptidase I, which translates to MGSSITEPSPPSRWQSLKANILIIVMAVLLTLLVRFFVAESRFIPSESMEPTLWPGDRIVVEKITYRHRPPQIGDIVVFYAPPLLQTMGYSRDQALIKRVIATAGDTVAVENGQVWVNHQPLQEPYIAEPPVYTMPPLTVPANTLFVMGDNRNHSNDSHIWGVLPVENVIGRAIACYWPFNHAGALS; encoded by the coding sequence ATGGGTTCCTCCATCACTGAACCATCCCCCCCATCTCGTTGGCAGTCCCTAAAGGCCAATATTCTGATCATTGTGATGGCTGTACTGCTGACCCTACTGGTGCGTTTTTTTGTGGCGGAGTCGCGGTTTATTCCCTCGGAGTCAATGGAGCCAACCCTCTGGCCAGGCGATCGCATTGTGGTTGAAAAAATTACTTACCGCCACCGACCGCCCCAGATAGGGGATATTGTTGTCTTTTATGCGCCACCTTTATTGCAAACTATGGGCTACAGTCGCGATCAAGCCCTCATTAAGCGAGTTATTGCCACGGCGGGGGATACAGTCGCGGTAGAGAATGGTCAAGTATGGGTGAACCATCAGCCCCTGCAAGAACCCTACATCGCAGAGCCGCCCGTTTATACCATGCCCCCCCTCACTGTGCCAGCCAACACCCTCTTCGTCATGGGTGATAATCGCAATCATAGTAATGACTCGCACATCTGGGGGGTTTTACCTGTCGAGAATGTCATTGGTCGGGCGATCGCCTGCTACTGGCCGTTCAACCACGCGGGAGCCCTGTCCTAG
- a CDS encoding DUF4079 domain-containing protein, which translates to MFLNLKDIILLLHPILACTFVFPVIGITTFFALQTRERRLATKSTIPPTVGSLHVQLGNLLAAGVVGITLVALAYSVIFGFQGFLMQAETNTLQPLSVILVALMFIVTIGATALLYRAQSTLWRGVFATLSGMGVVVLAFQPGVFRRDDEWWASHFYFGLVAVMLMIFSVAIVRDIYQDRTLTWRRIHMSLNTVALVLFLLQGITGTRDLLEIPLSWQAPVVYQCNFDVNSPDFKTCPSP; encoded by the coding sequence ATGTTTCTCAACCTCAAAGATATTATTCTGCTGCTGCACCCCATCCTTGCCTGCACCTTTGTCTTTCCGGTGATTGGCATCACCACCTTCTTTGCCTTGCAAACGCGTGAGCGGCGGCTGGCCACGAAATCAACAATTCCACCGACCGTGGGGTCGCTCCACGTTCAGTTGGGCAATCTGTTGGCGGCTGGAGTTGTCGGGATCACCCTCGTGGCTCTAGCCTACTCGGTGATCTTTGGCTTTCAGGGCTTTTTGATGCAAGCAGAAACTAATACCCTGCAGCCCCTCTCAGTCATCTTAGTCGCCTTAATGTTTATCGTCACCATTGGGGCAACGGCGCTGCTGTACCGGGCGCAGTCGACGCTATGGCGGGGTGTGTTTGCCACCCTTTCCGGCATGGGGGTGGTGGTTCTAGCCTTTCAGCCCGGGGTGTTCCGGCGGGATGATGAGTGGTGGGCATCCCACTTTTACTTTGGTTTAGTGGCCGTTATGCTAATGATTTTTTCGGTGGCGATTGTCCGTGACATTTATCAAGATAGAACCCTAACGTGGCGACGCATTCACATGAGCCTGAATACCGTTGCCTTAGTGTTGTTTCTTTTGCAAGGCATTACCGGCACTCGCGATCTGCTGGAAATTCCCTTAAGCTGGCAAGCGCCAGTGGTGTATCAGTGTAATTTTGATGTCAATTCACCGGACTTTAAGACCTGTCCGTCCCCCTAA
- a CDS encoding undecaprenyl-diphosphate phosphatase, translated as MADWVTWLQAIVLGLVQGITEFLPISSTAHLILFSDVLGWKGVWHKTALDAMQFGSVIAVFWYFWPDLRQIVMGAWQAWQQKDWQRDEWKLLIGITVGTLPALGVGFILKQAKVVLDTPEIIATMAITMAVLLGLAEKFGSRKRAYQDIGIWDGILVGCGQVIALLPGASRSGSTLTTALFLGLNRETAARFSFLLGIPTLTIATLVQAKDVFEEGTLFIPLLVAIVSSMVFSYLAIAWLLKFLQRHSTWVFIWYRIGLGVALWGAIALGSLQAAT; from the coding sequence ATGGCAGATTGGGTAACATGGCTGCAAGCAATTGTTTTGGGACTGGTTCAGGGCATCACGGAGTTTTTGCCCATCAGCAGTACCGCTCATTTAATTCTGTTTAGTGATGTATTGGGCTGGAAGGGCGTTTGGCACAAGACAGCACTGGATGCCATGCAGTTTGGTAGTGTCATTGCTGTGTTCTGGTACTTTTGGCCTGACCTTCGCCAAATTGTCATGGGTGCGTGGCAGGCATGGCAGCAAAAGGACTGGCAGCGGGATGAGTGGAAGCTCTTGATCGGCATTACTGTTGGTACGCTCCCTGCCTTAGGGGTGGGATTTATTTTGAAGCAAGCGAAGGTGGTGCTGGATACTCCAGAGATTATTGCCACCATGGCGATCACCATGGCAGTTCTGCTGGGGTTAGCCGAAAAATTCGGATCTCGCAAGCGCGCCTATCAGGACATTGGCATTTGGGATGGCATTCTGGTGGGCTGTGGCCAAGTCATCGCCCTGTTGCCGGGGGCATCGCGATCGGGGTCAACCTTAACGACGGCGCTCTTTTTGGGGCTGAATCGGGAAACGGCGGCTCGTTTTTCTTTTTTACTGGGCATTCCCACCTTGACGATCGCGACGTTGGTACAGGCCAAAGATGTGTTTGAGGAGGGCACCTTGTTTATTCCCCTACTGGTGGCCATTGTATCAAGCATGGTGTTTTCCTATTTAGCGATTGCTTGGCTCTTAAAATTTTTGCAGCGGCACTCAACGTGGGTGTTTATCTGGTACCGCATTGGGTTGGGGGTGGCCCTCTGGGGGGCGATCGCCCTCGGATCGCTACAGGCTGCCACTTAG
- a CDS encoding RNA polymerase sigma factor SigF, giving the protein MPLHTLNSDNAELKTSTLSLLQTYQATPTLELRNQLVQLNLGLVRKEAYRWVQFSQESFEDLMQIGCMGLIRAIERFDPSKGVAFSSFAMPYIRGEIQHYLRDKSPQIRVPRRWYTLQYQAKRVSQDLRQQLNRCPTDSEIAHALEVPLEEWEAAKLATYHATPISLDAPTVEGEDEGASLGDIVPDQRYQSFQLAQEDRLRLQQCLQKLESRTCQILEFVFLHDLSQKETAELLGLSAVTVSRQIKKGLRALQQMMAVDDKE; this is encoded by the coding sequence ATGCCACTGCATACCCTCAACAGCGATAATGCCGAGTTAAAAACTTCGACCCTATCCTTACTACAGACCTATCAAGCAACACCAACACTAGAACTGCGTAATCAACTGGTGCAGCTTAACCTAGGGTTAGTCCGCAAAGAAGCCTATCGCTGGGTGCAGTTCTCTCAGGAGAGCTTTGAGGACTTAATGCAAATTGGCTGTATGGGCTTAATTCGGGCGATCGAGCGCTTTGACCCCAGTAAAGGGGTAGCTTTTAGCTCGTTTGCCATGCCCTATATCCGCGGTGAAATCCAGCACTACCTGCGGGATAAAAGCCCACAAATTCGTGTACCACGGCGATGGTACACCTTGCAGTACCAAGCCAAGCGCGTTAGCCAAGACCTGCGGCAACAACTCAACCGCTGTCCTACCGACAGTGAAATTGCCCATGCCCTTGAGGTACCCCTTGAAGAATGGGAAGCTGCCAAGTTAGCTACCTACCATGCCACCCCTATCAGCTTGGATGCTCCCACGGTTGAAGGCGAGGACGAAGGAGCGTCCCTTGGCGATATTGTCCCTGACCAACGGTACCAAAGCTTTCAGTTAGCCCAAGAAGATCGGTTGCGTTTGCAGCAGTGCCTCCAGAAACTCGAAAGCCGCACCTGTCAGATTTTAGAGTTTGTCTTTCTCCACGATTTAAGCCAGAAAGAAACTGCTGAGCTACTCGGTTTAAGTGCCGTAACCGTATCTCGGCAAATTAAAAAAGGCCTGCGTGCGCTCCAGCAAATGATGGCAGTAGATGATAAAGAGTGA
- a CDS encoding TldD/PmbA family protein has protein sequence MTATLTPNVTLQQRTTAIAQRLGIRKFDLGGAHVDEVSVQVQQGEPKQVKASQRSGITVRVWNAAGRLGVTSTTQLDDQGLETALGMALEASEFGVDEHIPDFSPLATAPLAELSLPEAQPLAPAKMLLDHLIAAEQELLGRHPAIASVPYNGLSQRCTERFYLNSDGANRQQRTTTTTLYLYSKTEEAGRKPRSAGAMRLSADLEQLDINGCIEEVADKTIRHLDYAPIPSGQYPVLFSPQAFLSLLNAFSNLFNAQNILDRQSLSSPDSLHQAIAAPLLTIYDDARHPHNIGQPLFDGEGTPTRRIPLIEAGCLTGLYHSAGTAVRFGCQPTGHANLGAKVTVSGYFYDVLPGQTTAAQYRRDRADGVVWIDELHALHAGVKALQGSFSLPFDGWLLRNGDAISIESATVAGDIRTLLHQILYLAPEPAFTPYGMCPEVWVAPLAITGE, from the coding sequence ATGACTGCCACGCTTACTCCTAACGTGACCCTACAACAACGAACAACGGCGATCGCCCAGCGGTTAGGCATTCGCAAATTTGATCTAGGCGGTGCCCACGTTGATGAAGTGAGCGTTCAGGTGCAGCAAGGGGAGCCGAAGCAAGTCAAGGCATCCCAGCGATCTGGCATTACGGTGCGGGTCTGGAATGCTGCAGGTCGCTTGGGGGTCACCAGTACTACCCAATTGGATGATCAGGGGCTAGAAACGGCTCTAGGCATGGCGCTGGAAGCCAGCGAGTTTGGGGTAGATGAGCATATTCCAGACTTTAGCCCACTGGCAACGGCACCCCTTGCGGAACTATCGCTGCCAGAGGCACAGCCCCTCGCCCCTGCCAAAATGCTTTTGGATCACCTGATTGCTGCTGAGCAGGAACTTCTTGGCCGCCACCCGGCGATCGCCAGTGTGCCCTACAACGGCCTTAGCCAGCGATGCACAGAGCGGTTTTATCTCAACAGCGATGGCGCCAATCGCCAGCAACGCACTACAACGACGACTCTCTACCTTTACAGCAAAACCGAGGAAGCAGGTCGTAAGCCCCGTAGCGCTGGTGCCATGCGCCTCAGCGCCGATCTCGAGCAATTAGATATTAACGGCTGCATTGAAGAAGTGGCGGACAAAACCATTCGTCATCTTGACTATGCCCCTATTCCATCGGGGCAGTACCCAGTGCTTTTTTCGCCTCAAGCCTTTTTGAGTTTGCTCAATGCCTTTTCTAACCTATTCAATGCTCAAAATATCCTTGATCGTCAAAGCCTGTCGAGTCCTGATTCTCTCCACCAGGCGATCGCTGCGCCACTGCTAACGATTTACGACGATGCCCGCCACCCCCACAATATTGGTCAACCGTTATTTGATGGGGAAGGAACCCCCACTCGCCGCATTCCTTTAATTGAAGCAGGTTGCCTTACGGGGCTATACCACAGCGCGGGCACGGCGGTTCGCTTTGGCTGCCAACCGACAGGTCATGCCAACCTAGGCGCTAAAGTCACCGTCAGTGGCTATTTTTACGATGTGCTGCCGGGTCAGACAACGGCGGCTCAGTACCGGCGCGATCGCGCCGATGGCGTTGTCTGGATTGATGAACTCCATGCCCTGCACGCCGGGGTCAAAGCTCTTCAAGGCTCGTTTTCCTTACCCTTTGATGGGTGGCTCCTACGGAATGGAGACGCGATTAGCATTGAATCTGCCACAGTTGCTGGGGACATTCGCACCCTGCTGCACCAGATTCTTTACCTTGCGCCAGAGCCAGCATTTACCCCCTATGGAATGTGCCCTGAGGTCTGGGTTGCTCCCTTGGCGATTACTGGTGAGTGA
- a CDS encoding glycosyltransferase family 4 protein: MHVFHLNHSDIVGGAARAAYRIHCALRTADVDSRLMTDVAISGDWTVQAPNSKITKAWVVLRPHLGSLATRLLRTDNPVLHSPSIFPSGRLRRLNTCEADLVHLHWVQNEMLSVADIGRLQKPLVWTLHDMWAFCGAEHYAEDRRWQEGYRANNRPAYERGVDLNRWTWERKRKHWKHPIQIVTPSQWLAACVRQSALMHDWPVTVIPNPIDTEAWQPLNRELARKLLNLPLEVPLVLFGAVGGTRDPRKGFDLLQAALQSLQVNVSGLELLVFGERQPQQPPDLGFPTHYAGHLYDDVSLRILYSAADVMVVPSRQDNLPNTAIESIACGTPVVAFAVGGLPDIVTHQQTGYLATPFDAADLAHGIQWVIEDSYRHAQLCANARAFAVREFAYPVVAKQYLAVYEEVLARHRTQPRPA, from the coding sequence ATGCACGTCTTCCACCTCAACCACTCAGACATCGTTGGTGGAGCTGCTCGTGCTGCCTATCGTATCCACTGTGCTTTGCGCACGGCAGACGTGGATTCTAGGTTAATGACTGATGTTGCTATATCTGGGGATTGGACAGTTCAAGCACCAAACAGCAAAATTACCAAGGCATGGGTGGTGCTGCGACCTCATCTGGGTAGTTTAGCCACCCGCCTGTTGCGCACCGACAACCCAGTTCTTCATTCCCCATCCATCTTTCCTTCCGGTCGGTTACGGCGCTTAAACACCTGTGAGGCAGATCTAGTGCACTTGCACTGGGTACAAAATGAAATGCTTTCAGTGGCTGACATTGGCCGCTTGCAAAAACCTCTGGTCTGGACGCTTCATGATATGTGGGCATTTTGCGGGGCAGAGCACTACGCAGAAGATCGGCGCTGGCAAGAGGGCTATCGCGCCAATAATCGTCCAGCCTATGAACGCGGCGTTGACCTCAATCGCTGGACATGGGAGCGTAAACGCAAACACTGGAAACATCCCATCCAAATCGTGACCCCTAGTCAGTGGCTGGCGGCGTGTGTCCGTCAGAGTGCTTTGATGCACGATTGGCCAGTTACTGTGATTCCTAACCCCATCGATACGGAAGCTTGGCAGCCGCTAAACCGTGAGTTGGCACGTAAGCTACTTAATTTACCGCTGGAGGTTCCCTTAGTGCTATTTGGGGCAGTAGGGGGCACTCGTGATCCGCGCAAGGGATTTGACCTATTGCAGGCGGCGTTGCAGTCTCTACAGGTTAACGTGTCTGGGTTAGAACTGCTTGTTTTTGGTGAGCGTCAACCACAACAACCGCCAGATCTTGGGTTTCCTACTCATTATGCAGGACACCTCTATGATGATGTTAGTTTGCGAATATTGTATAGTGCCGCGGATGTGATGGTTGTTCCGTCCCGTCAGGATAACCTACCCAATACAGCCATTGAATCGATTGCATGTGGTACACCTGTTGTCGCCTTTGCGGTTGGTGGCTTACCAGATATTGTGACTCATCAGCAAACGGGTTATTTGGCCACTCCTTTTGACGCGGCTGATTTGGCTCACGGCATTCAATGGGTGATTGAGGACTCGTATCGTCACGCTCAACTTTGCGCAAATGCCCGGGCGTTTGCAGTTCGGGAGTTTGCCTATCCGGTGGTAGCAAAGCAGTACCTTGCGGTGTATGAGGAGGTGCTAGCGCGGCATCGTACTCAACCTCGGCCTGCTTAA